GTGGTGGGGATCGATGTCGATCTCCCGCGCCTCGCCGTTGCACGTGAACTGGAGCCGCCAGGGATGATCGCCCTGCTGCGACTGGGGTTGCTTGGTCTCGGTGGTGGCCATTGAGGTAGGGGACCCCTTCTAGAGCGAATCGGGCAGGCCGGCGATCTCGGTGAGGAGGCGCCTGGCAATGACGCCGGAGACGGCCCGGCGATAGTCGGCGGATGCGCGGTGGTCGTCGATGGGCCGGACCTCCTCGCTGACCAGGTCGGCGGCGGCCGCGATGCTGGCCGGATTCAGGCCATGCTCGGCCAGGTGGGCCTCGGCCCGCGCCGCCCGCAAGGGCGTGGGCGCGACCGAACCGAGGGCGATGCCGAAGCGGCCGTCGGCCAGTTTGGCCACGCCGCAGCAGACGACCGAGATGGCTACCGATAGGCGCTTGCCGACCTTGAGGAAGCCGGATGCCTCGGCGCGCGGCAAGCGGACCGCGACGATCAGTTCGTCGGGCGCCATCACCGTCTTGCCGGGCGACAGGAAGAATTCCCGCAAGGGCACGCGGCGCCCGCCCCGTAGCGACAGCAGTTCGACCTCGGCGTCGAATGCCAGCAACGAGACGCCCACGTCCCCGGCGGGCGAGGCGGTCCCGAGATTGCCGGCAACCGTCCCCCGGTTGCGGATCTGCGGGCCGCCGACCAGGCGCGCCGCCTGGGCCAGGCCGCGGTACGGCGAGGCCTCGAGCATCGCATGCGTGCAGGAAGCACCGATGCAGAGGCCGTCGCCCTCGGGAGCCACGTAGACCAGTTCGGCCAGGCGCGAGAGATCGATCCAGTGCC
The DNA window shown above is from Candidatus Tanganyikabacteria bacterium and carries:
- a CDS encoding xanthine dehydrogenase family protein subunit M; this encodes MFYRPATLAEALELKSRLGQDGVFLSGGTDLVVGVAKGRLEVGHWIDLSRLAELVYVAPEGDGLCIGASCTHAMLEASPYRGLAQAARLVGGPQIRNRGTVAGNLGTASPAGDVGVSLLAFDAEVELLSLRGGRRVPLREFFLSPGKTVMAPDELIVAVRLPRAEASGFLKVGKRLSVAISVVCCGVAKLADGRFGIALGSVAPTPLRAARAEAHLAEHGLNPASIAAAADLVSEEVRPIDDHRASADYRRAVSGVIARRLLTEIAGLPDSL